A single region of the Pyricularia oryzae 70-15 chromosome 4, whole genome shotgun sequence genome encodes:
- a CDS encoding acetyl-CoA acetyltransferase, protein MSNGLPPVYIAAVARTPVGSFLGSLSSLSATQLGSHAIKSAVSRVPEIKPEDVEEVFFGNVLSANVGQAPARQCAIGAGLSNSVSCTTVNKVCASGMKAIILGAQTIMTGNASIVVAGGTESMSNTPHYLATSRSGTKYGDQTLIDGIQKDGLRDAYGKKELMGVAAELCSVDHELSREAQDEYAIKCYQKAQAATEAGVFKAEIAPIEVSGGRGKPNVTVDRDEEVKNLNIEKLKSARPAFQTTGGTVTAPNASPINDGAAAVVLVSEAKLKELGIKPLAKILGWGDAAREPERFTTAPALAIPKAIKHAGIEQKDVDFYEINEAFSVVALANMKILNLDPETVNVFGGSVAIGHPLGCSGARIVTTLTTVLKEKKGKIGCAGICNGGGGASAIVIENLQ, encoded by the exons ATGTCGAACGGTCTGCCCCCAGTCTACATTGCGGCTGTTGCCAGGACGCCCGTGGGGTCGTTTCTTGG ATCTTTGTCCAGCTTGAGCGCTACCCAACTCGGGTCCCACGCCATTAAGT CCGCCGTCTCGCGCGTGCCGGAGATCAAGCCTGAGGATGTCGAGGAGGTCTTCTTTGGAAACGTGCTTTCGGCCAA CGTCGGCCAGGCACCCGCACGGCAGTGTGCCATCGGCGCCGGCCTCTCAAACTCAGTCTCCTGCACGACCGTCAACAAGGTCTGCGCCTCGGGTATGAAGGCCATCATCCTGGGTGCCCAGACCATCATGACTGGCAACGCCTccatcgtcgtcgccggcggTACCGAGTCCATGTCCAACACCCCCCACTACCTGGCTACCTCGCGCTCCGGCACCAAGTACGGCGACCAGACCCTGATCGACGGCATACAGAAGGACGGTCTGCGCGACGCCTACGGCAAGAAAGAGCTCATGGGTGTTGCCGCGGAGCTGTGCAGCGTCGACCACGAGCTCTCGCGTGAGGCTCAGGACGAGTACGCCATCAAGTGCTACCAGAAGGCCCAGGCCGCCACCGAGGCCGGCGTCTTCAAGGCCGAGATTGCCCCTATCGAGGTTAGCGGCGGTCGCGGCAAGCCCAACGTCACGGTCGACCGCGACGAGGAGGTCAAGAACTTGAACATCGAGAAGCTCAAGTCGGCCCGCCCGGCCTTCCAGACCACCGGAGGCACTGTCACAGCCCCCAACGCCTCCCCGATCAACGACGGTGCTGCTGCCGTTGTTCTGGTTTCCGAGGCCAAGCTCAAGGAGCTCGGCATCAAGCCTCTGGCCAAGATTCTTGGCTGGGGTGATGCTGCTCGCGAGCCCGAGCGTTTCACCACTGctccggccctggccatccccAAGGCCATCAAGCACGCTGGTATTGAGCAGAAGGATGTCGACTTTTACGAGATCAACGAAGCATTCTCGGTTGTGGCCCTCGCCAACATGAAGATCCTGAACCTTGACCCTGAGACTGTCAATGTCTTTGGTGGCTCCGTCGCCATTGGCCACCCCTTGGGCTGCTCGGGTGCCCGTATTGTTACCACCCTCACCACTGTcctcaaggagaagaagggcaagatTGGATGCGCTGGTATTTGCaacggtggcggtggtgcaTCGGCCATTGTGATTGAGAACCTGCAGTAG
- a CDS encoding U5 small nuclear ribonucleoprotein component, with the protein MDDLYDEFGNFIGEEAEASEEESDHGRDANNYVYDDASEVGADGAGADLMEVDDGRPSNAVVLHEDKQYYPSAQQVYGEDVETMVQEEDAQPLTQPIIAPVETKKFTVEEADLPPVFFDRSFMADLMRYPEQTRNIAFAGHLHHGKTSFMDMLVLETHDIGEKLEKRTGKQQNEQLRYTDVHVLERERGLSLKAAPMSLVLESTKGKSHLFNMIDTPGHVNFVDEVASALRLVDGVCLVVDVLEGVQINTEQIIKHAVLEDIPMTLIVNKLDRLILELKLPPNDAYFKLKHAIEEVNTIITDTAVGQPGKAEKWRLSPEKGNVLFACSDMGWCFTLQSFSKFYADTYAPLDHTEFARRLWGDIYFNPQKRSFTRKPVEEGAKRSFVKFVMEPIYKLFAHSISDSPEELKKVIGSLGITLKPSQLRSDAQVLLRLVCQQFFGASSGFVDMVVAHIPSPVAAAEGRLQRYYTGPLDTEVAKSMASCNQDGPLVIQVTKLFSSPDAKTFHSFGRVMSGTATPGAEVRVLGEGYSVDDEEDMAIARVSDIWISETKYNIPTDGVPAGNFVLLGGVDNSIVKSATIVDKTFENGEDAYIFKPVTHFTQSVFKVAVEPINPSELPKMLDGIRKINKSYPLISTKVEESGEHVILGTGELYMDCVLHDLRRLYADMEIKVSDPVTRFCETVVEESATKCYAITPNKKNRITMVAEPLGDEIARDIETGAVKIKDPVRKIAKFFQEKHEWDLLAARSIWAFGPEENGPNILQDDTLPTEVDKKLLNTVKESIRQGFSWATREGPLCEEPIRNTKFKIMDAALSQEAIYRGGGQIIPTSRRACYSSFLMASPRLMEPTYAVSMIGSQDSVAQLYNTLARRRGHVLSDGPIAGTPLYRVSGLLPVIDSFGFETDLRIGSAGSATVSLVFDRWSIVPGDPLDREVVLRPLLPASAQATARDFVLKTRRRKGLSEDVSVAKFLEPEFHSELISSGILGESM; encoded by the exons ATGGATGATCTTTACGACGA GTTCGGCAACTTTATTGGGGAGGAGGCTGAGGCTTCCGAGGAAGAGTCGGATCACGGCCGGGATGCCAACAACTATGTCTATGATGACGCCTCAGAAGTTGGCGCAGATGGCGCAGGCGCTGATCTGATGGAGGTCGACG ATGGCCGCCCTTCCAACGCCGTCGTTCTTCACGAGGACAAACAATATTACCCGTCTGCACAGCAGGTTTATGGCGAAGATGTCGAAACGATGGTACAGGAGGAAGACGCCCAACCATTGACACAGCCCATTATCGCTCCCGTCGAGACGAAGAAATTCACAGTGGAAGAGGCAGATCTGCCCCCTGTCTTTTTCGACCGTAGCTTTATGGCCGACCTCATGCGGTATCCGGAACAGACGAGGAATATTGCATTCGCCGGCCACCTGCACCACGGCAAAACTTCTTTTATGGATATGCTAGTTTTGGAAACGCACGATATCGGCGAGAAGCTGGAAAAGCGTACCGGCAAGCAACAGAACGAACAGCTGAGGTACACTGACGTGCACGTCCTCGAGCGGGAGAGGGGACTGTCACTGAAGGCGGCCCCCATGAGTTTGGTCCTAGAGAGCACCAAGGGCAAATCGCACCTGTTCAACATGATCGACACACCAGGTCATGTCAACTTCGTCGACGAGGTCGCCTCGGCCCTGAGGCTGGTCGACGGCGTGTGCTTAGTCGTCGACGTGCTCGAAGGAGTCCAGATCAACACGGAGCAGATAATAAAGCATGCCGTGTTGGAAGACATTCCCATGACGCTCATCGTCAACAAGCTGGACAGACTTATTCTTGAACTCAAACTCCCACCCAACGATGCTTACTTTAAACTGAAGCACGCCATCGAGGAGGTAAACACCATCATAACAGACACCGCGGTAGGACAGCCTGGAAAAGCAGAAAAATGGCGGCTTAGTCCAGAAAAGGGCAATGTCTTGTTCGCCTGCTCAGACATGGGTTGGTGCTTTACCCTTCAGTCCTTCTCCAAATTCTACGCAGACACTTACGCACCGCTTGACCATACCGAGTTCGCCCGGAGGCTATGGGGTGACATCTATTTCAACCCCCAAAAGCGTTCTTTCACCAGGAAGCCGGTCGAGGAAGGCGCCAAAAGGTCATTTGTCAAATTCGTCATGGAGCCCATATACAAGCTCTTTGCCCACTCCATCAGCGACAGCCCGGAAGAGCTCAAAAAGGTGATTGGTAGCCTGGGAATCACATTGAAGCCATCTCAGCTCAGATCAGACGCCCAGGTGCTACTCAGATTGGTCTGCCAGCAGTTTTTTGGGGCCTCGTCTGGCTTCGTGGATATGGTGGTGGCGCATATACCCTCACCTGTGGCAGCAGCCGAGGGCAGGTTACAGAGGTACTACACTGGGCCCTTGGATACAGAAGTTGCCAAATCAATGGCTTCCTGCAACCAGGATGGCCCGTTGGTAATTCAGGTTACGAAACTCTTCAGCTCACCAGATGCTAAGACTTTCCATTCTTTTGGACGAGTGATGAGCGGAACTGCGACACCTGGTGCCGAAGTCCGCGTTCTTGGAGAGGGCTATTCTGTTGATGATGAGGAAGACATGGCTATTGCAAGAGTATCTGACATCTGGATCTCTGAGACAAAGTACAACATACCCACGGACGGGGTGCCGGCGGGCAACTTTGTTCTCCTCGGTGGCGTAGACAACTCAATAGTCAAGTCGGCGACAATAGTCGACAAGACATTTGAGAACGGCGAAGATGCCTACATCTTCAAGCCCGTCACCCATTTTACCCAATCCGTCTTCAAAgtcgccgtcgagcccatCAACCCTTCAGAACTACCCAAGATGCTGGACGGCATCCGCAAGATCAACAAGAGCTATCCCTTAATTAGCACCAAGGTCGAGGAGTCAGGCGAGCATGTCATTCTTGGTACGGGAGAGCTGTACATGGACTGTGTGTTGCACGACCTAAGGCGGCTGTACGCCGACATGGAGATCAAGGTCTCGGATCCGGTCACGAGGTTTTGCGAAACAGTCGTGGAAGAGTCTGCCACCAAATGCTACGCCATCACGCCAAACAAGAAGAACAGAATCACCATGGTAGCAGAGCCGCTGGGTGATGAGATCGCTCGCGATATCGAGACAGGAGCAGTCAAGATCAAGGATCCAGTGCGCAAGATTGCCAAATTCTTCCAGGAGAAGCACGAGTGGGACCTGTTAGCCGCGCGGAGTATCTGGGCGTTCGGTCCCGAGGAGAATGGGCCCAACATATTACAGGACGACACGCTGCCCACAGAAGTGGACAAGAAGCTTCTCAACACAGTAAAGGAGTCAATCCGTCAAGGTTTCAGCTGGGCGACTAGAGAAGGGCCGCTCTGTGAAGAAC CGATCCGAAACACAAAATTCAAGATCATGGATGCAGCACTATCTCAAGAGGCAATATACCGCGGAGGTGGGCAGATCATCCCTACTTCGCGACGAGCCTGCTACTCGTCATTCTTGATGGCCTCACCACGCCTTATGGAGCCGACGTACGCCGTCTCTATGATTGGATCCCAGGACTCGGTCGCACAGCTGTACAATACGCTCGCGCGCCGCCGTGGCCACGTGCTCTCGGACGGGCCCATCGCCGGGACGCCGCTGTACCGAGTCAGTGGTTTACTCCCCGTCATCGACTCCTTTGGGTTCGAGACGGACCTGCGGATCGGCAGCGCTGGCTCCGCAACGGTAAGCCTTGTCTTTGACCGCTGGAGCATCGTGCCGGGCGACCCGCTCGACCGTGAGGTGGTGCTGCGGCCCCTGCTGCCGGCTAGCGCGCAGGCGACAGCTCGCGACTTTGTGCTCAAGACCAGGCGCAGGAAGGGGCTGAGCGAGGACGTCAGCGTCGCCAAGTTTCTGGAGCCAGAGTTTCACAGCGAGCTCATCTCTAGCGGCATTCTGGGCGAGTCCATGTAA